One Eubacterium sp. AB3007 genomic window, CCGGATCGATGAGGTGGTGGACGAGGTCTACGAGCTTTTCATGGATCTGGAAGCGAATGACGAGCAGTTGGATTTTCCTATCCTCTACGGTATCGCACGCCAGGGAATCGCTGTGAAGGATCCTGCCGAGGTGGCTGACATCGAGGTGGGTGAGGGGGACAAGAAGATCAAGCATACCCCCAGAGGCATCGGCGGGTTCGATATCACACCTCTGTTCGATACCATTGTAGAGCATTGCGAACCGTATCCGGATCTGCGAGAAGAACCGCTGCAATTTCAGGTATCCACCCTGGGCTACGACGATTACATCGGCAGACTGGGAATCGGCCGCATCACCAAGGGCGTTATCCGGGAAGGACAGAACGTGGCCGTTGCCAAGGAAGACGGCAGTATCGTGAACAGGAAGATCAACCAGGTCTTTGTTTACCGTGGGCTAAAGCGCATGGCCGTTCCCCAGGCAGAGTGCGGCGATATCGTGGTGGTGTCCGGCATCTCTGATATCTCCATCGGTGAGACCATCTGTGATCCAGCAGATCCACAACCAATGGAGATGATCCACATCGAGGAACCTACTCTGTCTATGAACTTCATGGTCAACAGTTCACCCTTTGCGGGGCAGGTTGGAAAGTATGTCACCTCCCGTCATATCCGTGACCGTCTGAACAAGGAGTTGGAGGTCAACGTAGGCCTGCTGGTGGAGGAGACTGATTCTACAGACTGTTTCAAGGTGTCAGGCAGAGGGGAACTGCATCTGTCCATCCTCATTGAGAACATGCGTAGAGAAGGGTACGAGCTGGCAGTGAGCAAGCCTGAGGTCATTCTCAAGCGGGATGAGAATGGAAAGAAACTGGAACCTGTGGAGGAAGTAGTGATCAACGTGCCGGACGAGTATTCCGGTGCTGTCATCTCCAAGCTGAACATGCGAAAAGGCATGATGGTCCAGATGACGACCGGAGAAGGCGGCTATTCCCGACTGGAGTACCATGTGCCGACCAGAGGACTGCTGGGCTATCGATCTGAGTTTATAAACGACACCAGAGGTGAGGGGAGCATGGAGCGCCGGTTTTTCGATTTTGAACCCTTCAAGGGGGAGATTCCCGGCCGTACCAATGGCGTAGCCATCGCCATTGAGGAGGGTAACTGTACTCCTTACGCCATTTTCAATATTCAGGAACGCGTTCAGATGTTCGTAGAACCCGGTACGCATGTGTACGAAGGCATGATCGTGGGCATGAATATGCGCTCCGATGACATGGAAGTCAACCCCTGCAAAGCCAAGAAGGTGAGCAATATGCGTGCGGCCGGCTCTGATGACACCATTAAGCTCTCACCGCCGCGGGTATTCAGCCTGGAGGAGGCGCTGGAGTTTATCGAGACCGATGAGCTTGTAGAGATCACCCCGGATGATATCCGCCTGAGGAAGAAGCTCCTGCGGGAGATCGAGCGCCGCCGTGCCGGCAGATAGGAGGCAGCGCCTATGGAGGATATCAAGGAAACCATCAACATTCCCTATGTCAACGATACGTATTTTTGGAAGGCTGTGGCCGTTTGCGTCGTTCTGCTGGCTGGGTGGATCGCCATTCGACTGGTACTGAGGGTCTTGCGCAGGACATTGGGCAGAAGCGGGCTGGACGAATCGACCCACATGCTGGTGTTCCGAGTGGTGAAACTCATCCTGTGGATCCTGGTGTTGTTGCTGGCTTTGTCTCAGGTGGACACAAAGCTATTGGCGCCGCTTCTGACAGTGCTGGGCACCTGCGGAGTGGCTATCGCCCTGGCCCTGAAGGACAGTCTCGGCAACGTGGCCGGCGGACTGATCCTGGTATTCACAAAGCCGTTCGTGGCGGGGGACGAGGTGGAGATCTCCGGGAACTCAGGGCTGGTGGATCGGATAGACCTTTTCACAACCCATTTGCATACTTTCGATAATCGGGTTATAATAATACCTAATGGTACCATAACAAATTCTACTATCATAAATGCCACCAGACAGGAGCTGCGTAGAGTGGATGCTTTGTTCTATGTGAGCTATGACTCTGACATCGACAAGGTGAAGAAGATCCTGTACAAGTTGGCGGAGGACGGCCCCATGCTGTTGAAGGAACCGGCGCCCTACATCGCGCTGACCGAGCACGGGGACAGCAGTCTGATCTTCAAGGTCGGTATATGGTGCAGAACAGAGGATCGGTTCCTCGCTGCTACATATATAGAGGAAAATGTGAAATTGCGATTTGATGAAGAAGGAATTGCAATCCCGTATCCGCATATGGATGTGCGGGTGCACGAAGTTACTGCTACAGAAGACGATTAACAGTTAGAATTTTTCTTGATCAAGGAGTGAAAGAGATGGCAGAAATTAAGAAATTCAAAAGAGTGCTGGTCGCCAACAGGGGAGAGATCGCGATCCGTGTATTCCGCGCCTGCAGCGAACTGGGAATCCGTACCGTTGCAATCTATTCTGAGGAGGACAAGACAGCACCCTTCAGAAAGAAGGCAGACGAGTCTTACCAGATCGGAAAAGGAAAAGATCCTGTATCCGCCTACCTGGGCATCGATGAGATCATCGCTCTGGCCAAGTCCAAGGGCGTAGACGCGATTCATCCGGGCTACGGATTCCTCTCTGAGAACGCGGATTTCGCAGACGCCTGCGAGAGGGCCGGCATCGAGTTCATCGGGCCTACCGGAGAGATGATGAACCAGCTGGGAGACAAGATCCAGTCCAAGATCGTAGCAGATGAGGTGGGTGTCCCTACCATCCCGGGTGTTGAGAAAGCAATCGAGAACGAAGAAGAAGCGCTTGAAATCGCTGACAAATGCGGGTATCCTGTCATCCTGAAGGCAGCCGCCGGCGGCGGCGGACGCGGAATGCGAGTAGTCCGCGAGAAGTCCAACCTCGTTTCTGAGTACAGGGCTGCCAAGAGCGAGGCCGGAAAAGCTTTCGGTATCGACGATGTGTTCATCGAGAAGTATCTGGAGAACCCAAAGCACATCGAGGTTCAGCTTCTGGGAGATAAGGACGGAAACATCGTCCACCTGTATGAGAGAGATTGTTCGATCCAGCGTCGGCATCAGAAGGTTGTAGAGTTCACTCCATCTCTCTGCCTGACTGACAAGCAGAGACAGGCGATCTGCAACGATGCTCTGAAGATCGGCCGCTTCGTCAATTACAGAAGTGCTGGAACCGTCGAGTTCCTGCTGGACAAAGACGGCAACCACTATTTCATCGAGATGAACCCGAGGATCCAGGTTGAGCATACCGTCACAGAGCTCTCCACCGGTATCGACATCGTGCAGGCACAGATCAAGATCGCGCAAGGGTACACTCTGGATTCCCCGGAGATCAACATTAAGAGCCAGGCAGATATCCGTCAGGGAGATTATGCCATTCAGTGCCGTATCACCACCGAGGATCCTGCCAACAACTTTGCCCCCGACACAGGCATCATCGAGGTGTACAGCAGTTCCTCCGGTTTCGGCATCCGTCTTGACGGAGGCAGCGGAGGAGCCGGGGCAGAGGTCACTCCGTACTATGACAGCCTGTTGGTGAAGGTCACCGCGTTTGCCAGGACTTTTGAGGATACGAGGCGAAAAGCCATCCGCGCTTTGCAGGAGATGCAGATCAAAGGAGTCAAGACCAACATCAACTTCCTGCTGAACGTGATGAACCATCCTGATTTCATCGCCGGTAACTGCGACACAGGATTCATCGCCGCCAATCCGGAGCTGCTGGATGTGAGAGCGATTGTGGACAGAGAATTGAAGGTCCTGAACTACATCGGTAACATAGTGGTCAACCAGACCCGTGGTGAAAAACCGCACTTCAACGTACCGGCTTTCCCACGGATCCCGAAGACCGAGACCAACCAGTTGGTCGGAACCAAGCAGATGCTGGACCGCAAAGGACCGGAAGCTGTTGCCAAATGGGCGCTGGAGCAGAACAAGCTGTTGATCACCGATACGACTATGCGAGATGCACAGCAGTCTCTGATGGCGACCCGTGTGCGTACAATCGATATGACCAAGATTGCGCCGGCAGTGGCGCTGTACGAGCAGGATGCGTTCTCCATGGAGATGTGGGGCGGTGCCACCTTCGATACTGCCTACCGGTTCCTGAAGGAGTCTCCATGGGATCGTCTGGACGAACTGCGTGAGAAGATCCCTAACGTCATGTTCCAGATGCTGATCCGCGGTGCCAACGCTGTTGGATACAAAAACTATCCAGACAACGTGATCAGAGAGTTCGTCAAGCTGGCAGCAGAGGGCGGCATCGATGTATTCCGTATCTTTGACTCTCTTAACTGGATCCCGGGCATGGAAGTGGCCCTGGACGAAGTGCTGAAGCAGGGTAAACTTGCGGAGGCGACGATCTGCTACACCGGCGATGTGCTGGATGTTTCCAGAGAGAAATACAACATGGACTACTATGTCCGCAAAGCCAAGGAACTGGAGAAGATGGGAACGCACATCATCGGGATCAAGGACATGACCGGTCTGCTGAAGCCGGTTGCCGCCTACAGACTGGTGAAGGCTCTGAAGAACGAGGTCTCCGTTCCGATTCACCTGCACACCCACGACACCACCGGAAATGGTGTTGCCACTGTGCTGATGGCAGCAGAGGCTGGCGTGGATATCGTGGACGCAGCCATCAACAGTATGTCCGGACTGACCTCTCAGCCGGCTCTGAACTCTATCGTGGCGGCTATGCAGTACAGTGAGAGAGATACCGGTATGGATCCGGCTAAACTGCAGATCATCTCCGACTACTGGGAGGATGTACGTCCGGTCTACAAGCCATTCGAGTCCGATCTGGACACTCCGTCCGCGGAGATCTACAGATACGAGATCCCGGGTGGACAGTACTCCAACCTGAAGGCACAGGTAGACAGTTTTGGTCTCGGGCATAGACTGCACGATGTAAAGGAAATGTACAAGCGTGTCAATGACATGCTGGGAGATATCGTCAAGGTCACACCGTCCTCCAAGGCGGTTGGTGACATGGCTATCTTCATGGTCCAGAATGACCTGACGCCGGAGAACATCCTGGAAAAGGGCCAGGGCATCGACTTCCCTGATTCCATCGTCTCCTTCTTTGAGGGTATGATGGGACAGCCGGAAGGCGGATTCCCGAAAGATCTGCAGAAGCTGGTGTTGAAGGACAAGAAACCAGTTACCTGCAGGCCGGGAGATCTGCTGCCGCCAGAAGATTTCGACTACATCAAGAAGGGCCTGATCAAGTACTTTGGCATCGAAGGTACCCCGAGAGAGGTCATCAGTTACGCCATGTATCCGAAGGTCTTTGAGGATTACCTGAAATCCATCAAGAAAGACGGCCGGTTCACCCTCATGGGATCCGACGTATTCTTCCACGGCCTGGCCGAGGGCGAGACCTGCGAGGTCAAGCTTGACGAAGGTAATGAGATGGTGCTTAAGCTCACTGAGATCCGCGATGTGGACAAGGAAGGTAACAGAGAACTGGACTTCGAGCTCAACGGCAACCGTCGTTATATCCAGGTGAAGGACGAGCATGTGGAAGCAGCGATTTCTGTATCCACCAGATTTGCGGATGAGGATAACCCGATGGAGATCGGCGCTAACATCCCGGGCAAGATCGTGAAGGTCCTGGTGGAAGTGGGTGATGTGGTCGAGGATCAGCAGCCTGTTGCTGTCATCGAAGCCATGAAGATGGAAACCAACATCATCGCCAAGTCCGCCGGTAAGGTGGAAGAGATCCTGGTGAAACAGGATCAGCAGGTCAAGGCCGGCGAGTTGATCGCAGTCCTGAAATGAGAGACCTAATGGGGACCTAACCCCATTTGCGAAGCAAATGGATGGTAGGTCTTCCGAAAGAGGCACATGGTAACATGTGTCTCTTTTTTACATTAAATTAAAATTATTAGATAATTTTGGAAAATCACTACCATTTAAAAAAGTTGTGTGGTATAATATGGATGTAATTTTATTCGTTATTGTTTGTCTAAGGTTAAGGAGGCGAACTATGATAGCTTTTATTGACTGGTTTGACGGCTTTCTATGGGGCCTTCCTCTGATCATTGTCCTTCTGGGAACACATGTGTTCTGTACAGTCAGAACCGGTGTTGTTCAGATCCACACGTTCAAGGGGATCAAACTATCCGTGACACCTGACCCGGATGGTGAAGGTGATGTCTCGCAGTTCGGTGCGCTGACAACGGCACTGGCTGCTACCATCGGTACCGGAAACATCATCGGTGTGGCGACCGCGATCGCCAATGGTGGACCGGGCGCCGTATTCTGGATGTGGATGACTGGCGTGTTCGGCATCGCTACCAAGTACATGGAGACAGCGATGTCCGTCAAGTACAGAGAGCAGACAGAAGACGGTCGTATGATCGGTGGCGCGTTCACAGCTCTGGAAAGAGGCATGAACGCCAAGTGGCTGGGTGTGATCTTCGCTCTGCTGGGAGCCATCGCAGCCTTTGGTATCGGCTGTATGACACAGGCGAACTCGATATCCACAGCACTGGGACAGAACTTCGGTCTCCCCACATGGGTATCCGGTATCATCGTTTCTGTGTTCACAGCATTCGTAATCCTGGGCGGCGTCAAGTCCATCACCAGAGTTACTGAGAGACTGGTACCGTTCATGGCAGCATTCTACGTCATCGGTTGTATCATCGTTCTGTGCATGAACGGTGGCGCAGTTGGTACAGCATTCGCACTGATTTTCAAGGGCGCATTCACCGCACAGGCTGGCGTCGGAGGTCTGTTCGGATTTACCGTTGCGCAGGCGATCCGCTATGGATGTGCTAGAGGTCTGTTCTCCAACGAGTCCGGTATGGGTTCCGCTCCGATCGTAGCGGCATCCGCCAAGACCAGAAACCCCGTAAGACAGTCTCTGGTCTCCATGACAGGTACCTTCTGGGATACCGTCATCATCTGCCTGCTGACAGGTCTGACTCTGGTCAGTTCCGCAGTGGCACATCCGGAGTTCGTTGCTGGCGGCGTAGAGGACACCACCGTCCTGACCTTCCAGGCATTCGGCCTGATTCCGGTCATTGGACGTCCTATCATCGCTCTGTCCCTGGCACTGTTCGCATACTCGACGATCCTCGGATGGTCCTACTATGGTGAGAGATGTGCAGAGTACCTGTGCGGACCCAAGATCATCACTCCGTACAAGATCGCTTTCGTTATCTTCTCCTTCGTAGGATGCGTAGTCGCGCTGAACACCGTATGGACCATCGCAGACATCCTGAACGGACTGATGGTCGTTCCGAACGTTATCGGTGTCTGGGCACTGTCCGGCGTATTGGTGAAGGATCTGAAGACATATGTCAACGACATCGACGCAGTGGATCCAACACCGATTCCAGTGGTCAACAAGCAGATCGCCGATCTGTAAGAGCAATACACAACTTCAACATTCTTGTGGAGAGTCGCTTCGGTGACTCTCCGTTTCACATATTGAAAGAAGGCAGCAAATGGAGAGAGCACAACAATATGTTTTGAAACTGATGAAGTTCCCTGAATACGATAGGGAGGCAGTATGCAAGGAATACTGGTTTACATCTATAACATCACTCTTCTCATCCTCTTCATGCAAAGTGCGGAGGTCTGTTTGTATGCCTGGAAGAAGACCGGAGCCGAATGGATTCGTGATCTGAAGTGGATCTTCCTCCTTCTGTTGGGGGAATGCGTGGTGACCTTTGCCTTTGATATGGGGCTGATCCAGTCTGACTTCCACGGTATGGAAGGGCTCTATCTGTGGGTACGCGTGGGGGTGGAGGCTTGTCTCTGTCTGCTTATTCTCCGGATGGCAACTCATCTCACCGAAAGTTGTCCTATAGTACTTTACATATTGTTTGCAATTTGCCTCGGGCTGGCACTTGCGCCGTTGTTCTTTCCTGTACCCAAAACCTTCTCCTCCGCAACTTTATCTGTTCTGTATATCCCTATGTTTGCCCTGGCTTTCTACCTC contains:
- the typA gene encoding translational GTPase TypA, which gives rise to MAEKQKIINIAVIAHVDAGKSTLVDAFLNQSGVFRENEEIVDCVMDSDDIERERGITIYSKNCSIMHGDTKINIVDTPGHADFSSEVERIMKTVDTVILLVDSSEGPMPQTRFVLNKSLEQGLNPILLINKIDKKDARIDEVVDEVYELFMDLEANDEQLDFPILYGIARQGIAVKDPAEVADIEVGEGDKKIKHTPRGIGGFDITPLFDTIVEHCEPYPDLREEPLQFQVSTLGYDDYIGRLGIGRITKGVIREGQNVAVAKEDGSIVNRKINQVFVYRGLKRMAVPQAECGDIVVVSGISDISIGETICDPADPQPMEMIHIEEPTLSMNFMVNSSPFAGQVGKYVTSRHIRDRLNKELEVNVGLLVEETDSTDCFKVSGRGELHLSILIENMRREGYELAVSKPEVILKRDENGKKLEPVEEVVINVPDEYSGAVISKLNMRKGMMVQMTTGEGGYSRLEYHVPTRGLLGYRSEFINDTRGEGSMERRFFDFEPFKGEIPGRTNGVAIAIEEGNCTPYAIFNIQERVQMFVEPGTHVYEGMIVGMNMRSDDMEVNPCKAKKVSNMRAAGSDDTIKLSPPRVFSLEEALEFIETDELVEITPDDIRLRKKLLREIERRRAGR
- a CDS encoding mechanosensitive ion channel family protein, yielding MEDIKETINIPYVNDTYFWKAVAVCVVLLAGWIAIRLVLRVLRRTLGRSGLDESTHMLVFRVVKLILWILVLLLALSQVDTKLLAPLLTVLGTCGVAIALALKDSLGNVAGGLILVFTKPFVAGDEVEISGNSGLVDRIDLFTTHLHTFDNRVIIIPNGTITNSTIINATRQELRRVDALFYVSYDSDIDKVKKILYKLAEDGPMLLKEPAPYIALTEHGDSSLIFKVGIWCRTEDRFLAATYIEENVKLRFDEEGIAIPYPHMDVRVHEVTATEDD
- a CDS encoding pyruvate carboxylase produces the protein MAEIKKFKRVLVANRGEIAIRVFRACSELGIRTVAIYSEEDKTAPFRKKADESYQIGKGKDPVSAYLGIDEIIALAKSKGVDAIHPGYGFLSENADFADACERAGIEFIGPTGEMMNQLGDKIQSKIVADEVGVPTIPGVEKAIENEEEALEIADKCGYPVILKAAAGGGGRGMRVVREKSNLVSEYRAAKSEAGKAFGIDDVFIEKYLENPKHIEVQLLGDKDGNIVHLYERDCSIQRRHQKVVEFTPSLCLTDKQRQAICNDALKIGRFVNYRSAGTVEFLLDKDGNHYFIEMNPRIQVEHTVTELSTGIDIVQAQIKIAQGYTLDSPEINIKSQADIRQGDYAIQCRITTEDPANNFAPDTGIIEVYSSSSGFGIRLDGGSGGAGAEVTPYYDSLLVKVTAFARTFEDTRRKAIRALQEMQIKGVKTNINFLLNVMNHPDFIAGNCDTGFIAANPELLDVRAIVDRELKVLNYIGNIVVNQTRGEKPHFNVPAFPRIPKTETNQLVGTKQMLDRKGPEAVAKWALEQNKLLITDTTMRDAQQSLMATRVRTIDMTKIAPAVALYEQDAFSMEMWGGATFDTAYRFLKESPWDRLDELREKIPNVMFQMLIRGANAVGYKNYPDNVIREFVKLAAEGGIDVFRIFDSLNWIPGMEVALDEVLKQGKLAEATICYTGDVLDVSREKYNMDYYVRKAKELEKMGTHIIGIKDMTGLLKPVAAYRLVKALKNEVSVPIHLHTHDTTGNGVATVLMAAEAGVDIVDAAINSMSGLTSQPALNSIVAAMQYSERDTGMDPAKLQIISDYWEDVRPVYKPFESDLDTPSAEIYRYEIPGGQYSNLKAQVDSFGLGHRLHDVKEMYKRVNDMLGDIVKVTPSSKAVGDMAIFMVQNDLTPENILEKGQGIDFPDSIVSFFEGMMGQPEGGFPKDLQKLVLKDKKPVTCRPGDLLPPEDFDYIKKGLIKYFGIEGTPREVISYAMYPKVFEDYLKSIKKDGRFTLMGSDVFFHGLAEGETCEVKLDEGNEMVLKLTEIRDVDKEGNRELDFELNGNRRYIQVKDEHVEAAISVSTRFADEDNPMEIGANIPGKIVKVLVEVGDVVEDQQPVAVIEAMKMETNIIAKSAGKVEEILVKQDQQVKAGELIAVLK
- a CDS encoding sodium:alanine symporter family protein, with the translated sequence MIAFIDWFDGFLWGLPLIIVLLGTHVFCTVRTGVVQIHTFKGIKLSVTPDPDGEGDVSQFGALTTALAATIGTGNIIGVATAIANGGPGAVFWMWMTGVFGIATKYMETAMSVKYREQTEDGRMIGGAFTALERGMNAKWLGVIFALLGAIAAFGIGCMTQANSISTALGQNFGLPTWVSGIIVSVFTAFVILGGVKSITRVTERLVPFMAAFYVIGCIIVLCMNGGAVGTAFALIFKGAFTAQAGVGGLFGFTVAQAIRYGCARGLFSNESGMGSAPIVAASAKTRNPVRQSLVSMTGTFWDTVIICLLTGLTLVSSAVAHPEFVAGGVEDTTVLTFQAFGLIPVIGRPIIALSLALFAYSTILGWSYYGERCAEYLCGPKIITPYKIAFVIFSFVGCVVALNTVWTIADILNGLMVVPNVIGVWALSGVLVKDLKTYVNDIDAVDPTPIPVVNKQIADL